Proteins encoded by one window of Aphis gossypii isolate Hap1 chromosome X, ASM2018417v2, whole genome shotgun sequence:
- the LOC114130563 gene encoding uncharacterized protein LOC114130563, with the protein MDSPQNQKCYKEPACDKNTSIDTREETVKDHLKNEGCENQKPETKNGQFYKCCTLSPVAPTPLIHIDCCEKARPCKGNFCSTVNADCDDFELTPYGKEFVLRTGRIIQNCICVKLNGLQDSCKHPGCCTKIGCMDIPFPNCPPARLWKNEYICRNKKKPQPCSDI; encoded by the exons ATGGATTCTCCTCAAAATCAGAAATGTTATAAAGAGCCGGCGTGCgataaaaatacttcaattgACACACGGGAAGAGACGGTAAAAGACCACTTAAAAAATGAAGGTTGTGAAAATCAAAAGCCTGAAACGAAAAACGGGCAATTTTACAAATGTTGTACTTTATCGCCGGTTGCACCAACCCCTTTGATCCATATCGATTGTTGTGAAAAAGCTAGACCTTGCAAAGGCAATTTTTGTTCAACAGTAAATGCCGACTGTGACGATTTCGAATTAACACCATATGGAAAAGAATTCGTTTTAAGAACTGGAAGAATA attcaaaattgtatatgtGTAAAACTCAATGGCTTACAAGATTCGTGTAAACATCCTGGTTGCTGCACTAAAATAGGCTGCATGGATATTCCGTTTCCAAATTGTCCACCAGCACGTTTAtggaaaaatgaatacatcTGCAGAAATAAGAAGAAACCCCAACCTTGTtcagatatataa